One window from the genome of Anopheles merus strain MAF chromosome 3R, AmerM5.1, whole genome shotgun sequence encodes:
- the LOC121595673 gene encoding dynein assembly factor 6, axonemal, with product MSLLGGENIRLLQKLFKADDDGSSSDDEPTAQDVPQLGPGDIGEPAAQKAKSKKHPTDPAEHVKPCSYAPLAPDTQPNLEPSTLEQWEAQQLHQDRALFDSRKQPDYRISYRQTVATEDIYLQMNCKTPATASCESMVVEVFLTAEDDSVGIHQIELEVQEQLVTVGSPRYRLELTLPHRINPDRGNAAWLSDQKTLRLTLMMVRELDFVNF from the exons ATGTCCCTGCTGGGTGGTGAGAACATTCGACTGCTACAAAAACTGTTCAAAGCCGACGATGATGGCTCGTCATCAGACGATGAGCCTACTGCCCAAGATGTTCCCCAATTAG GTCCCGGAGATATTGGAGAACCGGCGGCACAGAAAGCGAAATCAAAAAAACATCCCACCGATCCGGCAGAGCACGTGAAACCCTGCTCCTATGCGCCGCTCGCACCAGACACCCAACCAAACCTGGAACCAAGCACGCTCGAGCAATGGGAGGCACAGCAATTGCACCAGGACCGGGCACTGTTCGATTCGCGCAAGCAACCGGACTATAGGATCTCCTACCGCCAGACGGTCGCCACCGAGGATATCTATCTGCAGATGAACTGCAAAACGCCCGCCACGGCCAGCTGTGAGAGTATGGTCGTGGAGGTGTTTCTTACCGCCGAGGATGACTCGGTAGGCATCCATCAGATCGAGCTGGAGGTGCAGGAGCAGCTGGTAACGGTCGGGTCGCCAAGGTATCGGCTCGAACTTACCCTGCCGCACCGGATCAACCCGGACCGGGGCAATGCGGCGTGGCTGTCCGATCAGAAAACACTTCGCCTTACGCTGATGATGGTGCGTGAGCTGGATTTTGTCAACTTTTAA
- the LOC121595672 gene encoding transcription factor mef2A, translating into MICNEDVVGWFRDLKSYSRIDTMCIMLNMCLPFELRFLGTYLEELGRRDAPELRGAELKVNNPQEFIADIASGEPTDQRIRRKMALFLALYRACNHAYANELFKTLEGWGARPDLQRLFEEDDQQELLLVYTMATNHPVFSFEQRLHCGEIFSKLKSLELKAAASPRSGEREEVALEQQQQQQQQQQQHHHSQQQQQQHLHQHHQQAPSQHHSMDSLHSNSPQQSPIQQQQQQPHHQQHQPQHLQNSTPPPAVPPPPGTATLHALPPNAALSMQNLPQGPSSLGQPITLTYAGLPGLTQTLANDVTLTTTHFLDPMHSLPVQTDFTIPPPGPPAGTVSSRWVQSVYQQLSYPPPSSSPHMSNPSSPIHSRTTSPTRIHPSSVQHRISRNQQNDQQQQQQQQQQQQQQQQQQQQQQQNQSQMQSLKSVDEDQTMVMLSQMQLRNGIRQAHNTLPRQSKQSYVSQQLPPYHHQQQQQQHHSQQRDSGGSGIYHTANYNVKGVGGMMMDIMNHQPNSTGSDSGSSIGSTGDVSPPETPGVVPATTISTIPHVRSNRSSNMRNINGRLEKPYPPMSYSQMHQLQQTVAQQQQQQQQQQQQQQQQFAASDLMVTSTAQNFLTTGTTNGATMSSTGNNGATGSGVVSGGVLINQAAVAVQPQPGQFVYAGTPATFPQVSVSHRSVASAALPHGTAFRTAPAYAQTIQQQQPQQQAAEPILYQYHPTAVVAATGVPGQTVVANSTLAFLPPQPASTVASTQTGLPGAVRSSPSPQIGLLQQTKVPGGGGGTVGSSSVGVYGATSALPYTSAAPSCYNCGSLKHTGLDCPEASMEDMTRTSNFTLDYNTISNSATSPSTVTTPTTTTIPLLTGGAHSNNNTTPGAGVSPSVDLSAGISTSGVASGESGTAASNSSSSSSSSSSSSSSNSSNNSSNTTSGNGNKSNNSTSLSSNMISASSNSNNNNNNNNNNHHHQQHHHHHHHHHHHANSGSVSSSSSSNSNNSSMDVPLTSSLLPVDGVSGSNNSSASSGNSGAAAAPAMGLSGSTASASSGNNSASGTSGGSSNSSNLVSASGK; encoded by the exons ATGATTTGTAACGAGGACGTCGTCGGTTGGTTCAGAGATCTGAAGAGCTACAGCAGAATAGACACGATGTGCATCATGCTGAACATGTGCCTGCCGTTCGAGCTGCGGTTCCTCGGCACGTACCTGGAGGAGCTGGGCCGGCGGGACGCACCGGAGCTGCGCGGTGCCGAGCTGAAGGTGAACAATCCGCAGGAGTTCATCGCGGACATTGCATCGGGCGAACCGACCGACCAGCGGATCCGGCGCAAGATGGCCCTGTTTCTTGCGCTGTACCGGGCGTGCAACCATGCGTACGCGAACGAGCTGTTCAAAACGCTCGAGGGTTGGGGCGCGCGGCCCGATCTGCAGCGGCTGTTCGAGGAGGACGATCAGCAGGAGCTGCTGCTCGTGTACACGATGGCCACCAATCATCCGGTGTTTTCGTTCGAGCAGCGGTTGCACTGCGGCGAAATTTTTAGCAAGCTGAAATCGCTGGAACTGAAAGCAGCTGCTAGCCCACGGTCGGGGGAGCGTGAGGAGGTGGCGCtcgagcagcaacagcagcagcagcagcagcagcagcagcaccatcactcgcagcagcagcaacagcagcatcttcatcagcaccatcagcagGCACCATCGCAGCATCATTCGATGGATTCGTTGCATAGCAATAGTCCGCAGCAATCGCcaatacagcagcagcagcagcagccacaccATCAACAGCATCAACCGCAGCATCTACAAAACTCGACACCTCCGCCGGCCGTGCCGCCACCGCCCGGTACGGCAACGCTTCACGCACTGCCACCGAATGCGGCACTGTCGATGCAGAATCTTCCCCAAGGGCCGTCCTCGCTCGGGCAGCCAATCACGCTGACCTACGCAGGATTGCCAGGATTGACGCAG ACGCTTGCTAACGATGTCACGCTTACTACGACGCACTTCCTGGACCCAATGCATTCGCTGCCGGTGCAGACAGACTTTACGATTCCTCCGCCAGGACCACCAGCCGGAACCGTGTCATCGCGGTGGGTTCAATCCGTTTACCAGCAG CTATCTTATCCGCCTCCGTCATCATCGCCCCATATGAGCAACCCATCATCGCCGATTCACAGTCGCACGACAAGTCCAACCCGCATTCACCCGAGCAGTGTGCAGCATCGAATAAGCCGCAACCAGCAGAatgaccagcagcagcaacaacaacaacaacaacaacaacaacagcagcaacaacaacagcaacaacaacagcagaatCAATCGCAAATGCAAAGCTTAAAATCTGTTGATGAG GACCAGACGATGGTGATGCTGAGCCAGATGCAGCTGCGAAACGGCATTCGGCAAGCGCACAACACGTTGCCGCGACAATCGAAACAGAGCTACGTCAGTCAGCAGCTTCCGCCAtatcatcaccagcagcagcagcagcagcatcattcgCAGCAGCGGGATAGCGGTGGCAGTGGGATCTACCATACGGCAAACTACAACGTCAAGGGTGTCGGTGGCATGATGATGGACATCATGAATCATCAACCGAACTCAACCGGCAGCGATTCGGGCAGCTCGATCGGTTCCACGGGCGACGTGTCGCCGCCGGAAACGCCCGGCGTGGTGCCAGCGACCACCATCTCCACGATTCCACACGTCCGCTCGAATCGCTCGAGCAACATGCGCAACATAAACGGCCGGCTCGAAAAGCCTTACCCACCAATGTCATACTCACAGATGCATCAGCTACAGCAGACGgttgcgcagcagcagcagcagcaacagcagcaacagcagcaacagcagcagcaatttgCCGCATCCGACCTCATGGTTACGAGTACGGCACAGAATTTTCTGACCACCGGCACGACTAACGGTGCTACGATGAGCAGCACCGGCAACAATGGGGCCACTGGCAGCGGCGTTGTGTCGGGAGGGGTGCTGATCAACCAAGCCGCTGTCGCTGTCCAACCGCAGCCGGGCCAGTTTGTGTACGCGGGTACACCGGCCACCTTTCCGCAGGTAAGCGTATCGCACCGGTCCGTCGCTAGTGCGGCCCTGCCGCACGGTACCGCCTTCCGGACGGCGCCGGCCTACGCGCAGAcaattcagcagcagcagccacagcagcaagCGGCCGAACCGATACTTTACCAGTACCATCCAACGGCGGTGGTGGCCGCTACCGGTGTGCCGGGCCAGACGGTGGTAGCTAACAGTACGCTAGCGTTTCTGCCTCCGCAGCCGGCATCGACGGTAGCTAGCACGCAGACCGGTCTGCCCGGTGCCGTTCGGTCGTCCCCCTCGCCCCAGATCGGTTTGCTACAGCAGACCAAGGTGcctggtggtggcggtggtacaGTAGGCAGCAGCTCGGTGGGAGTGTACGGAGCGACCAGCGCGCTGCCGTACACGAGCGCGGCACCGTCGTGTTACAACTGCGGCTCCCTGAAGCATACCGGCCTCGATTGCCCGGAAGCGTCGATGGAGGATATGACGCGAACGTCTAACTTCACGCTAGATTACAACACAATAAGCAACAGTGCGACGTCGCCGAGCACGGTAACAACGCCGACAACCACCACGATACCGTTACTGACCGGTGGAGCGCATAGCAATAACAACACGACGCCGGGAGCGGGCGTCAGTCCCTCCGTGGATCTGTCCGCGGGCATATCCACCAGCGGGGTGGCATCCGGGGAGAGCGGCACTGCAGCTAGcaacagtagtagtagtagtagcagcagcagcagtagtagcagcagcaacagtagcaaCAATAGCAGCAATACTACAAGTGGCAATGGTAACAAAAGCAACAATAGTACCAGTCTCAGCAGCAATATGATCAGTGCCAGCAGTAatagcaataacaacaataataacaacaacaacaaccatcatcatcaacagcatcatcatcatcatcaccaccaccatcatcacgcCAATAGTGGAAgcgtgagcagcagcagcagcagtaacagcAATAACAGCTCCATGGATGTGCCCTTGACCAGTAGCCTGTTGCCGGTGGACGGTGTcagcggcagcaacaacagcagtgcCAGCAGTGGCAacagtggtgctgctgctgcccctgCCATGGGACTCAGTGGCAGCACTGCTAGCGCCAGCAGCGGCAACAACAGCGCCAGCGGCactagtggtggtagtagtaatagtagcaATCTCGTTAGTGCTAGCGGTAAGTGA